Within Triticum dicoccoides isolate Atlit2015 ecotype Zavitan chromosome 1B, WEW_v2.0, whole genome shotgun sequence, the genomic segment NNNNNNNNNNNNNNNNNNNNNNNNNNNNNNNNNNNNNNNNNNNNNNNNNNNNNNNNNNNNNNNNNNNNNNNNNNNNNNNNNNNNNNNNNNNNNNNNNNNNNNNNNNNNNNNNNNNNNNNNNNNNNNNNNNNNNNNNNNNNNNNNNNNNNNNNNNNNNNNNNNNNNNNNNNNNNNNNNNNNNNNNNNNNNNNNNNNNNNNNNNNNNNNNNNNNNNNNNNNNNNNNNNNNNNNNNNNNNNNNNNNNNNNNNNNNNNNNNNNNNNNNNNNNNNNNNNNNNNNNNNNNNNNNNNNNNNNNNNNNNNNNNNNNNNNNNNNNNNNNNNNNNNNNNNNNNNNNNNNNNNNNNNNNNNNNNNNNNNNNNNGGCGTCGGGgcgtggcggggcggggcggcaacggcgtcggggcggggcggcgacggctagGTGGCGGCAAGGAGACGCGCGGCGACGGGAGTGGAGCAGGAGAGATCGAAGTCgcgctaagtgctgtatatatagcaaaggctttggtcccggttcgtggcacaaaccgggactaatgccccctttagtcccggttggtgccaccaatcgggaccaaaggcctcttttcagcagcccaaagggcgggaaacgaagacctttggtcccggttggtggctccaaccgggactaaagagaggcATTCGTCTCGGTTGGTtcaaccaaccaggaccaaagagtggcattggtaccggttggtgccaccaaccggtaccaatggacacgcataactacttttttattttctgcagctgtttttttttgttgattctttctgtaactgtttttttagtcccacctcgccaagcgagaggcactgcagctgtttataagccatgAGTGCAGAGACcatgacgaagaggctcaatgctcctgcacgttggttagcttcaagccttgaggaatacggtagactgcacaaaGCTATGTGcaatgcagttgacactattccgaaagacttgaagcaaattaacaagcattgcgtctcttttttatttttaatgacttattacaactcagaaataaaaagaaaaaaaataaatatagcagaaaagaaaaaaaactatatagaaaactactcagaaatgaatagaagcaaaaaatagttgtgattaactgtactaaaaaggagcatagatgcttatttttaatgacttattacaactcagaaataaaaagaaaaaaataaatatagcagaaaagaaaaaaNNNNNNNNNNNNNNNNNNNNNNNNNNNNNNNNNNNNNNNNNNNNNNNNNNNNNNNNNNNNNNNNNNNNNNNNNNNNNNNNNNNNNNNNNNNNNNNNNNNNNNNNNNNNNNNNNNNNNNNNNNNNNNNNNNNNNNNNNNNNNNNNNNNNNNNNNNNNNNNNNNNNNNNNNNNNNagaaatgaatagaagcaaaaaatagttgtgattaactgtactaaaaaatgagcatagatgcttatttttaatgacttattacaactcagaaataaaaagaaaaaataaatatagcagaaaagagaaaaaaaaactatatagaaaactactcagaaatgaatagaagcaaaaaatagttgtgattaactgtactaaaaaatgagcatagatgcttatttttaatgacttattacaactcagaaataaaaagaaaaaaataaatatagcagaaaaaaaactatataaaaaactactcagaaatgagcatagatgcgcttatagaggaaattcaacttaaattcataacaaattttaagagaaattcgtatgaatttaggctaaattccctatataaggacatctattttcattttcagaggagcttaataaggcagagagggaggggcttataaaccgatctgattccccttcggttggcgaggtgggactaaactttggccgcaacgaggaccaaccctttagtcccggttggtggaatggatcgggactaatggtcgtcctttggtcccggttcaggccaccaaccgggaccaatggtggtgggccaggagcaagggtcattggtcccggttcgtcccgccaaccgggaccaatggcccacgtggcccggccggcccctggggctcacaaaccgggtccaatgcccccattggtcccggttctggattgaaccgggactaatgggctggaccggcctggaccattggccccttttctactagtgcacatcGCCGGTGATGGTGGACTTTGCCTCGGCCGGCTGCCGCATCCCGGCGCCACCGTCCTTGACCTTAGTCGCCTGGCTGAGGCTCGCGACGCCGGCCTATGCAGTGCACTCGAACTGATCGATGGAATGCCAAAGAGAGGCTTGTTAGGCTGAAAAGCAAGCCCCACATCCAACAAACGTTTTCATGTAACGGTGTGAGAAATTGGTGCCACGTCGGACTGACTggcgggccccgtttgtcataaatTCACTTAAACTGAGACCGATCCGCCGatcagtgttttttgcaaaaaaaaataccgTAGACGTGGTGTTTTCTGCAAAAGAAAATGTATTGTAGTGTTTTTCGCAAACctagccttcaaagtggtggttttgtgcAATCTACTCCTGTTCAATTGGTCCAGTCTAGTTAATTGTGCGATTAAAAGATGCTTTCACACATTTCTATTGATCTTTGTCTGTGTGTGCGCAAAAGCTGGTCCTAATGAgtattctgaatcatgtgtgtttctTCTGATAACATTTATTTTGACGTCGTTTGTAAGTGATCTGGTTGCTTATTTTGTTTAGAATAATGTGCAGGAGGCTCTATACCTGCACTTGAATTGACAAGAAAGTGGGAACAATTGATGTAGCTGATGCACTAGAGCTTCTCTCGCCAGATTCTGAAAACAAGGAAGTAAGCTATCTAGCACCTCTATGCGTGCTTCCATTTTTCTTAGATGTCTGTGTACTATGAGGTTTTCAGATTTATTAGATTTGTTCGCGCGAAAAAGATTTTTTGATGGGTTTATAGAGTTTTTTTTTATCACGCTTCCTTGTGAATTAGTCATTAGTAATTATGCAATTCTTGCTCTGGAGTTTCTCATGAAAAATTGCTGTATGACAAAGACATGTGTCCTTTTTTCAAGCATATATTCAATTTTGCCCTCTGTTACGCTTTAATGCTCCCTTCAAATCATATTTTAGTAGAAGTAGGGATACTCACGTTTGTGAGCTGTATCTAGTAAGCGTTGTTGCTCACTGGAGACATTTACCTTTAACTTGTTCAGAAACTTTTTGAAACAATGATTTTATCCAGTTTAATACTTGGGGAAATTTTTTGATAGCGATCTCATATTTGTGGATGGGATGAGAATATGAGATGTTTGCCTCAGCTATACTGTTCATATGCCTCCTTTATTGATGGAGAGAACTTACTGCCTGGGGAGATACTCTAGTGAACAATTTATGTGACTGGGGAGGCCACCATGTGAGTGGAGCAATTCCATGACCCCAATCCATCCATCAGCATCCCCTTTTCAAAAGAAGAGCATCCTCTTTTTTCCAAGGAAGAAAGGATCGAATTCCTTCCCCACAGGACAGAGCACGTCTCCTCCCACAGATCTTATTCCCACCGACGACCCATCTGTAAGATAACCACGGTTCCATTAGCAGCTAGTTAAACACGCCAAGAACTACACAATAACTATTAAAATGATTAATAAAAATAATTTCAAAACGGAAAACAAATAAAAGGAAACATAAGTATGATAGAAGCAAAATAAGACAAGAAAATTACGAAAAAGTACCTAAATGCACCTAGAAGCTGGAACTGTCATTGCTAAAATAAAAGAACCTGGTTACTAGTACGATCTAATTAATACTGCGGGAATGTTTTCAGGTCTAGTTAGCAACCTGACAAACCTGGAAGGAGAGAGTACGGTCTAGAAATAATATCTAGATAGAGAGAGAAGGATTGGCACTAAAATTTGGCTTTGATGCCAATAAATTCCTCCAACCGCATGACCCCATCCATCCGTCTCATTTCCTCTTTGCCAAAGAAAGAATCGAATTCCTTCCCCACAGACCACATGCATGTCTCCCTGAATTCTTTTCCAAAGAAGAGCTTAGCCTTAGCTGCTTTCCCGAATCCTATTCCCAACTTCCAAAAGCTTTGCTGCTCCCAGAAATCTCACGCCCACGTATCCCCGCTGCTCTAGCTTCACCGGCGCAACCGCCTGGTTGCACGTCTCGTCGTCGGTGCCGACCAGGTTCTgggtactgctgctgctgctgctacagcGCGGGAGCCCCTCGGCTTCCACATGCCGGTCAGGACCACGTCTTCCTCGCTGTTGCTGCGTTGCTGGTCCTGGTTTCTCAGGAGCAAGCTTGTGAAGGTAACTATGGCTGCAATATTTGATTTTGAGTTGTAACTGGTTAAAGAACAGATGTCAAGCACTCAAGCTATATTTACACACGTCTTCCTCACAAGACTTGTAAGTTGTAACTGGTTCAGGGTGTAGATTTCATTTTAGTTTTTTTTCACCCCTGTAGATTCATAAATTTCAAAAAATTGATGGAACATTTCACAAATAGGTTCAGCAAAGTTCAGATTTAGACAACACAAATTACAAGTCTTGCTGACAACTTTGTCTCCCCCCCTTAAATTCTGCAGTGCACTTGTGTTGTCCGTAAGTGTTACAATGGCGGGGCTGGTGGTCACCATGGCGATCCGCCCGCTGGTGTCCATGCTGAGGGACAAGGCGTCCAGCTACATCCTCGATGAGTACAATGTGATGGAGGGAATGGAGAAGCAACATAGGATTCTGAAACGCAGGCTTCCTATCATCCTGGACGTCATCACCGACGCCGAGGAGCAGGCCGCAGCACACAGAGAAGGAGCTAAAGCTTGGCTCCAGGAGCTCAAGACAGTGGCCTATGAGGCAAATGAAGTCTTTGACGAGTTCAGGTATGAAGCGCTCCGCCGTGAAGCAAAGAAGAATGGACACTACAAAAAGCTTGGCTTTGATGTTATAAAACTCTTCCCTACCCACAACCGTGTCGTGTTCCGTCACAGAATGGGTAGCAAGCTTTGCAGGATTCTAAAAGATATCAATGTCCTCATAGCAGAGATGCATGACTTTGGGTTGAGGCAGACATTATTGGTGTCCAATCAGTTGAGGCAGACACTAGTGTCCAAGGAGTGGAGGCAGACAGATTATGTCATCATCGACACACAAGAAATTGCCAGCAGATCCAGACACGAAGATAagaataatatcatcgacatactaCTTGCTGAAGCTAGCAATGCAGATCTCGCAGTAGTTCCCGTTGTTGGAATGGGGGGCCTTGGCAAGACCACATTAGCGCAACTCATATACAATGGACCTAAAATTCAGAAGCATTTTCCGTTGCAGCGCTGGGTCTGCGTCTCTGATACCTTCGATGTGAATTTGGTGGCTAAGAGTATAGTTGAAGCACCCCCCAAGAAAAATGATGATACGGACAAACCAGCACTAGATAGACTTCAAAAATTGGTCAGCGGGCAGAGGTATCTCCTTGTATTGGATGATGTCTGGAACAGAGAGGTCCATAAGTGGGAAAGGCTGAAGGTCTGTCTTAAGCATGGTGGCATGGGTAGTGCAGTGTTGACAACAACCCGTGATAAACAAGTTGCTGAGATTATGGGTGCAGATAGAACCTACAATCTCAATGTTTTGAAGGATAACTTCATCAAGGAAATTATTGATACTAGAGCATTCAGTTTAGAGATTGAAAAGCTTCCTGAGCTACTCGAGATGGTTGGTGAGATTGTGAAGAGATGTCGTGCCTCTCCTTTAGCTGCAACTGCTACTGCACTGGGATCTGTACTTCGTACCAAGACTAGCGTGGCAGAATGgaaggctatatcatctagaagcaGTATTTGCACTGAGGAAATAGGAATTTTGCCAATACTCAAGCTTAGCTACAATGATCTGCCAGCACACATGAAGCAGTGCTTTGCTTTCTGTGCCATATTTCCCAAGGATTACAAGATTAATGCGGAGAAGCTTATCCAACTATGGATCGCCAATGGCTTTATCCCAGAACAGGAAGAAGATAGTCT encodes:
- the LOC119349397 gene encoding putative disease resistance protein RGA4 translates to MAGLVVTMAIRPLVSMLRDKASSYILDEYNVMEGMEKQHRILKRRLPIILDVITDAEEQAAAHREGAKAWLQELKTVAYEANEVFDEFRYEALRREAKKNGHYKKLGFDVIKLFPTHNRVVFRHRMGSKLCRILKDINVLIAEMHDFGLRQTLLVSNQLRQTLVSKEWRQTDYVIIDTQEIASRSRHEDKNNIIDILLAEASNADLAVVPVVGMGGLGKTTLAQLIYNGPKIQKHFPLQRWVCVSDTFDVNLVAKSIVEAPPKKNDDTDKPALDRLQKLVSGQRYLLVLDDVWNREVHKWERLKVCLKHGGMGSAVLTTTRDKQVAEIMGADRTYNLNVLKDNFIKEIIDTRAFSLEIEKLPELLEMVGEIVKRCRASPLAATATALGSVLRTKTSVAEWKAISSRSSICTEEIGILPILKLSYNDLPAHMKQCFAFCAIFPKDYKINAEKLIQLWIANGFIPEQEEDSLETIGKHIFNELAARSFFLDIEEFKGDGEYCFRTTCKIHDLMHDIAMSVMGKECVVAIKEPSQIEWLSDTARHLSLSCEKTEGILNDSLEKKSPAIQTLICDSPIRSSLKHLSKYSSLHALKLRMWTKSFALRSKYLHHLRYLDLSCSDIKSLPEDISILYNLQTLDLSNCSYLDRLPRQMKYMSSLRHLYTHGCPKLKCMPPELGKPNKLQTLTCFVAAAVIGPNCSDVAELQHLNLGGQLELRRIDNVTEAKAKVANLGKKKDLRELTLRRTFLFVTTRCSTILNHMMG